A window of the Miscanthus floridulus cultivar M001 chromosome 14, ASM1932011v1, whole genome shotgun sequence genome harbors these coding sequences:
- the LOC136504231 gene encoding ureide permease 1-like isoform X1 has protein sequence MPCRFLHLSSSFPTSHKAPTPLVNGSQGDRHTPQTRVRGASQTDAEQVGLFGQWQGLLVSGCYKTAMEHVLACASSLLSSHKVLQEEGPLLLSSIRARLSMFVIEDKGGAIALMLASLLFLGTWPAVLTLLERRGRLPQHTYLDYSLTNLLAAVLIALTFGQLGDSKRGMPNFFTQLSQDNWPSVLFAMAGGVVLSVGNLSTQYAWAYVGLSVTEVISSSMVVVIGTTLNYFLDNRINRAEILFPGVACFLVAVILGSAVHASNAADNEKKLSGSTNANKLGTSGTFEPSKQVLDKDAPKDLENGASGTKQADKAEAGTAEYLIELEERRSIKVFGSSTFIGLGIVFFAGVCFSLFSPAFNLATNDQWHTLKDSVPHLVVYTAFFYFSISCFVIGVGLNILFLYRPMAGVPKSSFSAYLRDWNGRQWALLAGLLCGFGNGFQFMGGQAAGYAAADAVQALPLVSTFWGVLLFGEYRKSSRKTYVLLGFMLFMFVAAVAVLMASSGHRSTE, from the exons ATGCCTTGTCGATTTCTTCATCTCTCCTCCTCTTTTCCCACTTCCCATAAAGCTCCAACGCCATTGGTGAATGGATCTCAAGGAGATAGACACACGCCGCAAACTCGTGTCCGCGGCGCCAGTCAAACTGATGCAGAGCAAGTTGGACTTTTTGGTCAGTGGCAGGGCTTGTTAGTCAGTGGCTGCTATAAAACGGCCATGGAACATGTTCTTGCATGTGCGTCTTCTCTGCTCAGTTCCCACAAG GTGCTCCAAGAAGAAGGCCCTCTACTACTGTCGTCCATCAGAGCCAGGCTCAGCATGTTCGTGATCGAGGACAAGGGCGGCGCCATCGCGCTGATGCTGGCGTCGCTGCTGTTCCTGGGCACCTGGCCGGCGGTGCTCACCCTGCTGGAGCGCCGGGGTCGGCTGCCGCAGCACACGTACCTGGACTACTCCCTCACCAACCTCCTCGCCGCCGTGCTCATCGCGCTCACCTTCGGCCAGCTCGGGGACAGCAAGCGCGGCATGCCCAACTTCTTCACGCAGCTCAGCCAGGACAACTGGCCTTCCGTgctcttcgccatggcgggcggcGTCGTGCTCAGCGTCGGGAACCTCTCGACGCAGTATGCGTGGGCGTATGTCGGGCTCTCCGTCACTGAGGTCATCAGCTCCAGCATGGTGGTGGTCATTG GCACGACACTGAACTACTTCCTGGACAACCGCATCAATCGGGCAGAGATTCTGTTCCCCGGTGTGGCATGCTTCCTTGTTGCTGTCATCCTTGGCTCTGCTGTCCATGCCTCCAATGCAGCTGACAATGAGAAGAAACTCAGTGGCTCCACAAATGCCAACAAACTTGG GACAAGTGGAACTTTTGAACCAAGCAAACAAGTCCTAGATAAAG ATGCTCCCAAAGACTTGGAGAATGGAGCCTCTGGAACCAAGCAAGCTGACAAAGCTGAGGCAGGCACTGCAGAATACCTCATTGAACTCGAAGAACGGCGATCAATCAAG GTATTCGGCTCGAGCACCTTCATCGGGCTGGGGATCGTCTTCTTCGCGGGGGTGTGCTTCTCGCTCTTCTCGCCGGCGTTCAACCTGGCGACCAACGACCAGTGGCACACGCTCAAGGACAGCGTGCCGCACCTGGTGGTGTACACCGCCTTCTTCTACTTCTCCATCTCGTGCTTCGTCATCGGCGtgggcctcaacatcctcttccTCTACCGCCCCATGGCCGGCGTGCCCAAGTCCTCCTTCAGCGCCTACCTCAGGGACTGGAACGGCCGGCAGTGGGCGCTCCTCGCCGGCCTGCTCTGCGGCTTCGGCAACGGCTTCCAGTTCATGGGCGGCCAGGCCGCGGGCTACGCCGCCGCCGATGCCGTCCAGGCGCTGCCGCTCGTCAGCACCTTCTGGGGCGTCCTGCTCTTCGGGGAGTACCGCAAGTCGTCGCGGAAGACCTACGTCCTGCTCGGCTTCATGCTCTTCATGTTCGTCGCCGCTGTCGCCGTGCTCATGGCTTCGTCAGGTCACAGGAGCACCGAGTGA
- the LOC136504231 gene encoding ureide permease 1-like isoform X3 — translation MDMLPFSGWFWLRYWGGSSSSPALMNLNLIPGDGRTVAGGPLSCSSCLVLQEEGPLLLSSIRARLSMFVIEDKGGAIALMLASLLFLGTWPAVLTLLERRGRLPQHTYLDYSLTNLLAAVLIALTFGQLGDSKRGMPNFFTQLSQDNWPSVLFAMAGGVVLSVGNLSTQYAWAYVGLSVTEVISSSMVVVIGTTLNYFLDNRINRAEILFPGVACFLVAVILGSAVHASNAADNEKKLSGSTNANKLGTSGTFEPSKQVLDKDAPKDLENGASGTKQADKAEAGTAEYLIELEERRSIKVFGSSTFIGLGIVFFAGVCFSLFSPAFNLATNDQWHTLKDSVPHLVVYTAFFYFSISCFVIGVGLNILFLYRPMAGVPKSSFSAYLRDWNGRQWALLAGLLCGFGNGFQFMGGQAAGYAAADAVQALPLVSTFWGVLLFGEYRKSSRKTYVLLGFMLFMFVAAVAVLMASSGHRSTE, via the exons ATGGACATGCTTCCTTTCTCCGGTTGGTTCTGGTTGAGATATTGGGGTGGATCTTCCTCTTCCCCTGCTCTGATGAATCTGAATCTCATCCCTGGGGACGGACGGACGGTAGCTGGAGGGCCACTTTCTTGTTCATCATGTTTG GTGCTCCAAGAAGAAGGCCCTCTACTACTGTCGTCCATCAGAGCCAGGCTCAGCATGTTCGTGATCGAGGACAAGGGCGGCGCCATCGCGCTGATGCTGGCGTCGCTGCTGTTCCTGGGCACCTGGCCGGCGGTGCTCACCCTGCTGGAGCGCCGGGGTCGGCTGCCGCAGCACACGTACCTGGACTACTCCCTCACCAACCTCCTCGCCGCCGTGCTCATCGCGCTCACCTTCGGCCAGCTCGGGGACAGCAAGCGCGGCATGCCCAACTTCTTCACGCAGCTCAGCCAGGACAACTGGCCTTCCGTgctcttcgccatggcgggcggcGTCGTGCTCAGCGTCGGGAACCTCTCGACGCAGTATGCGTGGGCGTATGTCGGGCTCTCCGTCACTGAGGTCATCAGCTCCAGCATGGTGGTGGTCATTG GCACGACACTGAACTACTTCCTGGACAACCGCATCAATCGGGCAGAGATTCTGTTCCCCGGTGTGGCATGCTTCCTTGTTGCTGTCATCCTTGGCTCTGCTGTCCATGCCTCCAATGCAGCTGACAATGAGAAGAAACTCAGTGGCTCCACAAATGCCAACAAACTTGG GACAAGTGGAACTTTTGAACCAAGCAAACAAGTCCTAGATAAAG ATGCTCCCAAAGACTTGGAGAATGGAGCCTCTGGAACCAAGCAAGCTGACAAAGCTGAGGCAGGCACTGCAGAATACCTCATTGAACTCGAAGAACGGCGATCAATCAAG GTATTCGGCTCGAGCACCTTCATCGGGCTGGGGATCGTCTTCTTCGCGGGGGTGTGCTTCTCGCTCTTCTCGCCGGCGTTCAACCTGGCGACCAACGACCAGTGGCACACGCTCAAGGACAGCGTGCCGCACCTGGTGGTGTACACCGCCTTCTTCTACTTCTCCATCTCGTGCTTCGTCATCGGCGtgggcctcaacatcctcttccTCTACCGCCCCATGGCCGGCGTGCCCAAGTCCTCCTTCAGCGCCTACCTCAGGGACTGGAACGGCCGGCAGTGGGCGCTCCTCGCCGGCCTGCTCTGCGGCTTCGGCAACGGCTTCCAGTTCATGGGCGGCCAGGCCGCGGGCTACGCCGCCGCCGATGCCGTCCAGGCGCTGCCGCTCGTCAGCACCTTCTGGGGCGTCCTGCTCTTCGGGGAGTACCGCAAGTCGTCGCGGAAGACCTACGTCCTGCTCGGCTTCATGCTCTTCATGTTCGTCGCCGCTGTCGCCGTGCTCATGGCTTCGTCAGGTCACAGGAGCACCGAGTGA
- the LOC136504231 gene encoding ureide permease 1-like isoform X2, producing the protein MDMLPFSGWFWLRYWGGSSSSPALMNLNLIPGDGRTVAGGPLSCSSCLVVLQEEGPLLLSSIRARLSMFVIEDKGGAIALMLASLLFLGTWPAVLTLLERRGRLPQHTYLDYSLTNLLAAVLIALTFGQLGDSKRGMPNFFTQLSQDNWPSVLFAMAGGVVLSVGNLSTQYAWAYVGLSVTEVISSSMVVVIGTTLNYFLDNRINRAEILFPGVACFLVAVILGSAVHASNAADNEKKLSGSTNANKLGTSGTFEPSKQVLDKDAPKDLENGASGTKQADKAEAGTAEYLIELEERRSIKVFGSSTFIGLGIVFFAGVCFSLFSPAFNLATNDQWHTLKDSVPHLVVYTAFFYFSISCFVIGVGLNILFLYRPMAGVPKSSFSAYLRDWNGRQWALLAGLLCGFGNGFQFMGGQAAGYAAADAVQALPLVSTFWGVLLFGEYRKSSRKTYVLLGFMLFMFVAAVAVLMASSGHRSTE; encoded by the exons ATGGACATGCTTCCTTTCTCCGGTTGGTTCTGGTTGAGATATTGGGGTGGATCTTCCTCTTCCCCTGCTCTGATGAATCTGAATCTCATCCCTGGGGACGGACGGACGGTAGCTGGAGGGCCACTTTCTTGTTCATCATGTTTGGTG GTGCTCCAAGAAGAAGGCCCTCTACTACTGTCGTCCATCAGAGCCAGGCTCAGCATGTTCGTGATCGAGGACAAGGGCGGCGCCATCGCGCTGATGCTGGCGTCGCTGCTGTTCCTGGGCACCTGGCCGGCGGTGCTCACCCTGCTGGAGCGCCGGGGTCGGCTGCCGCAGCACACGTACCTGGACTACTCCCTCACCAACCTCCTCGCCGCCGTGCTCATCGCGCTCACCTTCGGCCAGCTCGGGGACAGCAAGCGCGGCATGCCCAACTTCTTCACGCAGCTCAGCCAGGACAACTGGCCTTCCGTgctcttcgccatggcgggcggcGTCGTGCTCAGCGTCGGGAACCTCTCGACGCAGTATGCGTGGGCGTATGTCGGGCTCTCCGTCACTGAGGTCATCAGCTCCAGCATGGTGGTGGTCATTG GCACGACACTGAACTACTTCCTGGACAACCGCATCAATCGGGCAGAGATTCTGTTCCCCGGTGTGGCATGCTTCCTTGTTGCTGTCATCCTTGGCTCTGCTGTCCATGCCTCCAATGCAGCTGACAATGAGAAGAAACTCAGTGGCTCCACAAATGCCAACAAACTTGG GACAAGTGGAACTTTTGAACCAAGCAAACAAGTCCTAGATAAAG ATGCTCCCAAAGACTTGGAGAATGGAGCCTCTGGAACCAAGCAAGCTGACAAAGCTGAGGCAGGCACTGCAGAATACCTCATTGAACTCGAAGAACGGCGATCAATCAAG GTATTCGGCTCGAGCACCTTCATCGGGCTGGGGATCGTCTTCTTCGCGGGGGTGTGCTTCTCGCTCTTCTCGCCGGCGTTCAACCTGGCGACCAACGACCAGTGGCACACGCTCAAGGACAGCGTGCCGCACCTGGTGGTGTACACCGCCTTCTTCTACTTCTCCATCTCGTGCTTCGTCATCGGCGtgggcctcaacatcctcttccTCTACCGCCCCATGGCCGGCGTGCCCAAGTCCTCCTTCAGCGCCTACCTCAGGGACTGGAACGGCCGGCAGTGGGCGCTCCTCGCCGGCCTGCTCTGCGGCTTCGGCAACGGCTTCCAGTTCATGGGCGGCCAGGCCGCGGGCTACGCCGCCGCCGATGCCGTCCAGGCGCTGCCGCTCGTCAGCACCTTCTGGGGCGTCCTGCTCTTCGGGGAGTACCGCAAGTCGTCGCGGAAGACCTACGTCCTGCTCGGCTTCATGCTCTTCATGTTCGTCGCCGCTGTCGCCGTGCTCATGGCTTCGTCAGGTCACAGGAGCACCGAGTGA
- the LOC136504231 gene encoding ureide permease 1-like isoform X4 — protein sequence MFVIEDKGGAIALMLASLLFLGTWPAVLTLLERRGRLPQHTYLDYSLTNLLAAVLIALTFGQLGDSKRGMPNFFTQLSQDNWPSVLFAMAGGVVLSVGNLSTQYAWAYVGLSVTEVISSSMVVVIGTTLNYFLDNRINRAEILFPGVACFLVAVILGSAVHASNAADNEKKLSGSTNANKLGTSGTFEPSKQVLDKDAPKDLENGASGTKQADKAEAGTAEYLIELEERRSIKVFGSSTFIGLGIVFFAGVCFSLFSPAFNLATNDQWHTLKDSVPHLVVYTAFFYFSISCFVIGVGLNILFLYRPMAGVPKSSFSAYLRDWNGRQWALLAGLLCGFGNGFQFMGGQAAGYAAADAVQALPLVSTFWGVLLFGEYRKSSRKTYVLLGFMLFMFVAAVAVLMASSGHRSTE from the exons ATGTTCGTGATCGAGGACAAGGGCGGCGCCATCGCGCTGATGCTGGCGTCGCTGCTGTTCCTGGGCACCTGGCCGGCGGTGCTCACCCTGCTGGAGCGCCGGGGTCGGCTGCCGCAGCACACGTACCTGGACTACTCCCTCACCAACCTCCTCGCCGCCGTGCTCATCGCGCTCACCTTCGGCCAGCTCGGGGACAGCAAGCGCGGCATGCCCAACTTCTTCACGCAGCTCAGCCAGGACAACTGGCCTTCCGTgctcttcgccatggcgggcggcGTCGTGCTCAGCGTCGGGAACCTCTCGACGCAGTATGCGTGGGCGTATGTCGGGCTCTCCGTCACTGAGGTCATCAGCTCCAGCATGGTGGTGGTCATTG GCACGACACTGAACTACTTCCTGGACAACCGCATCAATCGGGCAGAGATTCTGTTCCCCGGTGTGGCATGCTTCCTTGTTGCTGTCATCCTTGGCTCTGCTGTCCATGCCTCCAATGCAGCTGACAATGAGAAGAAACTCAGTGGCTCCACAAATGCCAACAAACTTGG GACAAGTGGAACTTTTGAACCAAGCAAACAAGTCCTAGATAAAG ATGCTCCCAAAGACTTGGAGAATGGAGCCTCTGGAACCAAGCAAGCTGACAAAGCTGAGGCAGGCACTGCAGAATACCTCATTGAACTCGAAGAACGGCGATCAATCAAG GTATTCGGCTCGAGCACCTTCATCGGGCTGGGGATCGTCTTCTTCGCGGGGGTGTGCTTCTCGCTCTTCTCGCCGGCGTTCAACCTGGCGACCAACGACCAGTGGCACACGCTCAAGGACAGCGTGCCGCACCTGGTGGTGTACACCGCCTTCTTCTACTTCTCCATCTCGTGCTTCGTCATCGGCGtgggcctcaacatcctcttccTCTACCGCCCCATGGCCGGCGTGCCCAAGTCCTCCTTCAGCGCCTACCTCAGGGACTGGAACGGCCGGCAGTGGGCGCTCCTCGCCGGCCTGCTCTGCGGCTTCGGCAACGGCTTCCAGTTCATGGGCGGCCAGGCCGCGGGCTACGCCGCCGCCGATGCCGTCCAGGCGCTGCCGCTCGTCAGCACCTTCTGGGGCGTCCTGCTCTTCGGGGAGTACCGCAAGTCGTCGCGGAAGACCTACGTCCTGCTCGGCTTCATGCTCTTCATGTTCGTCGCCGCTGTCGCCGTGCTCATGGCTTCGTCAGGTCACAGGAGCACCGAGTGA
- the LOC136504230 gene encoding DNAJ protein JJJ1 homolog isoform X1 has product MASAAAGAPKRCYYEVLGLPRDCSPTDIKLAFRRLALSLHPDKQPPGSDLAAATGAFQELQHAHSVLSDPQERAYYDSHRCQILFSDPASAGAKSASPVPDLFAFFSSSAFSGFSDTGRGFYKVYGDVFDRVFAQELAYARRMGVPEPAAPPVIGNLDSPYAQVTAFYNYWLGFGSVMDFGWAAEWDAARGENRRVRRLMEEDNKKAMRKARREYNDAVRGLAAFCKKRDKRVVDMALKKKAEEEKRKAEEKERKEEEKRKKERAMAYQEPEWARTEEEEEGLYDEDEEEELRAKKEELYCVACNKKFKSDKQWKNHEQSKKHRDKIAELRMAFKEEEESLKEAEEGQGDWNEVDVGFDFKPTQESDDESAFSDAAEELAEEFEEGLEVHDKEDGDKDFVDSAEQEVGSYDEASVLEAMLSSRKNRKGGYVAPPEEALSGAAEDDDDHRSSEVNNAKRKGRRRRAAKEEKDEGNYADNEHHGKSEVQPEGSGPGNDVDDMMEGPSSSNDNSGSVSKGDKQNGENTNPKKNKKNKKGTEKKTTVSTDQKSTSKADQKSTSKGKKQKEVSKAPSNDCETCGGTFESRNTLFSHLEETGHAMLKTRQKNRR; this is encoded by the exons ATGGCGTCCGCGGCGGCGGGCGCGCCGAAGCGCTGCTACTACGAGGTCCTGGGCCTACCTCGCGACTGTTCCCCGACCGACATCAAGCTCGCCTTCCGCCGCCTCGCTCTCTCGCTCCACCCCGATAAGCAGCCCCCTGGCTCCgacctcgccgccgccaccggcgccTTCCAGGAGCTCCAGCATGCCCACTCTGTCCTCTCCGACCCGCAGGAGCGCGCCTACTACGACTCCCACCGCTGCCAGATCCTCTTCTCCGACCCAGCCTCCGCCGGCGCCAAATCCGCCTCCCCCGTCCCCGACCTCTtcgccttcttctcctcctccgctTTCTCCGGCTTCTCCGACACGGGCCGCGGCTTCTACAAGGTCTACGGGGACGTCTTCGACAGGGTCTTCGCGCAGGAGCTCGCCTACGCGCGCCGGATGGGGGTTCCTGAGCCCGCCGCGCCGCCGGTCATTGGGAACCTCGATTCCCCCTATGCACAGGTCACTGCTTTCTACAATTACTGGCTTGGGTTCGGCTCGGTCATGGACTTCGGGTGGGCGGCCGAGTGGGATGCCGCGCGCGGGGAGAACCGCCGTGTGCGGAGGCTCATggaggaggacaacaagaaggcGATGCGCAAGGCGCGGCGGGAGTACAATGACGCTGTCAGGGGCCTCGCCGCCTTCTGCAAGAAGAGGGATAAGAGGGTGGTGGACATGGCTCTTAAGAAGAAGGCGGAGGAGGAGAAGAGAAAGgcagaggagaaggagaggaaggaggaggagaagaggaagaaggagcgaGCCATGGCATATCAGGAGCCTGAGTGGGCGAGgacggaggaggaagaggagggattATATGATGAAGACGAAGAAGAGGAGTTGAGGGCCAAGAAGGAGGAGCTGTACTGCGTGGCTTGCAATAAGAAGTTCAAATCGGACAAACAGTGGAAGAACCACGAGCAGTCGAAGAAGCATAGGGATAAGATCGCTGAGCTGAGGATGGCAtttaaggaggaggaggagtctttgAAAGAGGCAGAGGAGGGGCAAGGTGATTGGAATGAAGTTGATGTGGGGTTTGATTTTAAGCCTACACAGGAGTCAGATGATGAGAGTGCATTTTCAGATGCTGCAGAAGAGTTGGCTGAAGAATTTGAGGAAGGTTTGGAGGTGCATGATAAAGAGGATGGTGATAAGGATTTCGTTGATAGTGCAGAGCAGGAGGTTGGGTCATATGATGAGGCAAGTGTATTGGAGGCAATGCTATCAAGCCGCAAGAACAGAAAGGGTGGTTATGTGGCTCCTCCAGAGGAGGCTTTGTCTGGTGCTGCTGAGGATGATGACGATCATAGAAGTTCTGAAGTTAATAATGCAAAAAGGAAAGGACGCAGGCGACGGGCAGCAAAGGAGGAAAAAGATGAAGGTAATTATGCTGATAATGAGCATCATGGTAAAAGTGAGGTTCAGCCTGAGGGATCTGGCCCTGGTAATGATGTTGACGATATGATGGAAGGGCCATCCTCTTCTAATGACAACAGTGGTTCAGTGAGCAAAGGAGATAAACAGAATGGTGAAAACACGAATcctaaaaagaacaaaaagaacaagaaaggcACAGAAAAGAAAACAACTGTTTCTACTGATCAGAAGAGTACATCTAAGGCTGACCAGAAGAGCACATCAAAGGGGAAGAAACAAAAG GAGGTCTCAAAGGCACCCAGTAATGATTGTGAAACTTGTGGAGGAACTTTTGAGTCAAG GAACACATTGTTTTCTCACTTGGAAGAAACAGGTCACGCAATGCTGAAGACGAGGCAGAAGAATCGTCGATGA
- the LOC136504230 gene encoding DNAJ protein JJJ1 homolog isoform X2 — MASAAAGAPKRCYYEVLGLPRDCSPTDIKLAFRRLALSLHPDKQPPGSDLAAATGAFQELQHAHSVLSDPQERAYYDSHRCQILFSDPASAGAKSASPVPDLFAFFSSSAFSGFSDTGRGFYKVYGDVFDRVFAQELAYARRMGVPEPAAPPVIGNLDSPYAQVTAFYNYWLGFGSVMDFGWAAEWDAARGENRRVRRLMEEDNKKAMRKARREYNDAVRGLAAFCKKRDKRVVDMALKKKAEEEKRKAEEKERKEEEKRKKERAMAYQEPEWARTEEEEEGLYDEDEEEELRAKKEELYCVACNKKFKSDKQWKNHEQSKKHRDKIAELRMAFKEEEESLKEAEEGQGDWNEVDVGFDFKPTQESDDESAFSDAAEELAEEFEEGLEVHDKEDGDKDFVDSAEQEVGSYDEASVLEAMLSSRKNRKGGYVAPPEEALSGAAEDDDDHRSSEVNNAKRKGRRRRAAKEEKDEGNYADNEHHGKSEVQPEGSGPGNDVDDMMEGPSSSNDNSGSVSKGDKQNGENTNPKKNKKNKKGTEKKTTVSTDQKSTSKADQKSTSKGKKQKQAEYF; from the exons ATGGCGTCCGCGGCGGCGGGCGCGCCGAAGCGCTGCTACTACGAGGTCCTGGGCCTACCTCGCGACTGTTCCCCGACCGACATCAAGCTCGCCTTCCGCCGCCTCGCTCTCTCGCTCCACCCCGATAAGCAGCCCCCTGGCTCCgacctcgccgccgccaccggcgccTTCCAGGAGCTCCAGCATGCCCACTCTGTCCTCTCCGACCCGCAGGAGCGCGCCTACTACGACTCCCACCGCTGCCAGATCCTCTTCTCCGACCCAGCCTCCGCCGGCGCCAAATCCGCCTCCCCCGTCCCCGACCTCTtcgccttcttctcctcctccgctTTCTCCGGCTTCTCCGACACGGGCCGCGGCTTCTACAAGGTCTACGGGGACGTCTTCGACAGGGTCTTCGCGCAGGAGCTCGCCTACGCGCGCCGGATGGGGGTTCCTGAGCCCGCCGCGCCGCCGGTCATTGGGAACCTCGATTCCCCCTATGCACAGGTCACTGCTTTCTACAATTACTGGCTTGGGTTCGGCTCGGTCATGGACTTCGGGTGGGCGGCCGAGTGGGATGCCGCGCGCGGGGAGAACCGCCGTGTGCGGAGGCTCATggaggaggacaacaagaaggcGATGCGCAAGGCGCGGCGGGAGTACAATGACGCTGTCAGGGGCCTCGCCGCCTTCTGCAAGAAGAGGGATAAGAGGGTGGTGGACATGGCTCTTAAGAAGAAGGCGGAGGAGGAGAAGAGAAAGgcagaggagaaggagaggaaggaggaggagaagaggaagaaggagcgaGCCATGGCATATCAGGAGCCTGAGTGGGCGAGgacggaggaggaagaggagggattATATGATGAAGACGAAGAAGAGGAGTTGAGGGCCAAGAAGGAGGAGCTGTACTGCGTGGCTTGCAATAAGAAGTTCAAATCGGACAAACAGTGGAAGAACCACGAGCAGTCGAAGAAGCATAGGGATAAGATCGCTGAGCTGAGGATGGCAtttaaggaggaggaggagtctttgAAAGAGGCAGAGGAGGGGCAAGGTGATTGGAATGAAGTTGATGTGGGGTTTGATTTTAAGCCTACACAGGAGTCAGATGATGAGAGTGCATTTTCAGATGCTGCAGAAGAGTTGGCTGAAGAATTTGAGGAAGGTTTGGAGGTGCATGATAAAGAGGATGGTGATAAGGATTTCGTTGATAGTGCAGAGCAGGAGGTTGGGTCATATGATGAGGCAAGTGTATTGGAGGCAATGCTATCAAGCCGCAAGAACAGAAAGGGTGGTTATGTGGCTCCTCCAGAGGAGGCTTTGTCTGGTGCTGCTGAGGATGATGACGATCATAGAAGTTCTGAAGTTAATAATGCAAAAAGGAAAGGACGCAGGCGACGGGCAGCAAAGGAGGAAAAAGATGAAGGTAATTATGCTGATAATGAGCATCATGGTAAAAGTGAGGTTCAGCCTGAGGGATCTGGCCCTGGTAATGATGTTGACGATATGATGGAAGGGCCATCCTCTTCTAATGACAACAGTGGTTCAGTGAGCAAAGGAGATAAACAGAATGGTGAAAACACGAATcctaaaaagaacaaaaagaacaagaaaggcACAGAAAAGAAAACAACTGTTTCTACTGATCAGAAGAGTACATCTAAGGCTGACCAGAAGAGCACATCAAAGGGGAAGAAACAAAAG CAGGCTGAATACTTCTAA